The window aaatcagaGGCATGGAGGAAGAATTCAAGAACTTAATCAAAGTATGGGTTTCAGCAATAAGCTCAGTAGCTTACTGCTACTTCTTATCAACTAGAATCAAAGCTGGCGTTTTCCGTCTAATCTCTGTTCTTCCCGTTTGTGCTATGTTCTTTGTTCTTCCTCTATTTATCTCATCTTCAACTTTCTGCTTGTACACAGCTTTTTTTCTCTCCGTTGCAAATTTCAAACTCATTCTCTTCTCCTTCGATCAAGGCCCTCTTTTCCCACTTCCCCCAAATCTCGCCCAATTCATTGCCTTCACTTGCTTACCCATCAAACATCAacaaaaccctaaaaccctaactCATTTCCCCAAATGGTTTTTTATCATTAAAGTGGTAATCTACATTGTGGTGTTACATATTTATCATCATTACAAACAATGTCTCCCTTTGATTCTACTACTAGGTTTCTATCCTCTCAATTTATACTTAGAGCATGAGATGATATTAACCTCCCTCAAATATATAGTCACCGTCACTCTTGGTTTGGACCTCCAACCACAGTTCAACGAGCCGTACTTAGCCACTTCTCTTCAAGACTTTTGGGGTCGCCGATGGAATCTTATGATCTCAGATCTCCTCCGGTCAAGCGTTTATAGTCCGGTGAGGAAAATATGCCAATACTTTGTAACTTCCGAATGGGCTACGATCATGGGAGTTTTGGCGACGTTCATAGCCTCTGGTGTATCGCATGAGGTACTCTACGTCTACTTAACCCGGGAGACTCCTACGGGAGAGGTCACATGGTTCTTTGTCTTACACGGAGTTTGCACGGTGGTTGAAGTGTTGGTTAAAAAGAAGACTTTTGTGGGGCGGTGGTCGGTGAGACCGATTGTGTCCCGGTTGCTAACGGTTGGGTTTGTGTGTCTGACCTCTGGTTGGCTGTTTTTCCCTCAGCTTATACGGAGCAACGTAATTGAAAATTTCGTTTATGAAGCCTTGTTGTGTCTTGATTTCTTTAAGCTCAAGTTTTAgttattttgattatatatttatcaaaaacttAGAATAACCGTTCACAAAAATTTCATTAGTATAGTAttgaaaaaataagaaaacctTTTGGAGGGAAATTGTATAAGGGATGGATA of the Brassica rapa cultivar Chiifu-401-42 chromosome A03, CAAS_Brap_v3.01, whole genome shotgun sequence genome contains:
- the LOC103856997 gene encoding probable long-chain-alcohol O-fatty-acyltransferase 3; protein product: MEEEFKNLIKVWVSAISSVAYCYFLSTRIKAGVFRLISVLPVCAMFFVLPLFISSSTFCLYTAFFLSVANFKLILFSFDQGPLFPLPPNLAQFIAFTCLPIKHQQNPKTLTHFPKWFFIIKVVIYIVVLHIYHHYKQCLPLILLLGFYPLNLYLEHEMILTSLKYIVTVTLGLDLQPQFNEPYLATSLQDFWGRRWNLMISDLLRSSVYSPVRKICQYFVTSEWATIMGVLATFIASGVSHEVLYVYLTRETPTGEVTWFFVLHGVCTVVEVLVKKKTFVGRWSVRPIVSRLLTVGFVCLTSGWLFFPQLIRSNVIENFVYEALLCLDFFKLKF